DNA from Streptosporangiales bacterium:
ACGCTGCGAAGGCGTTCTACACGGAGAAGCTCGGTTTCGTGGAGCGGACCGACGCCGCCTACGGACCCGGCGCGAGGTGGCTCACCGTGGCCTCACCGGACGACCAGGAAGGACCCGAACTGCTGCTCGGCCTCCCCGACGAGGACGCCCGGGCGTTCCAGAAGCATGTGCACGACGCGGGTCAGCCGGCGATGTCGTTCACCACCGACGACATCCAGGGCGACTACGAACGCCTGCGCGCCGCCGGCGTCGCGTTCACGCTGCCACCCACGACGATGGAGTACGGCGGCACCGACGCGATCTTCGAGGACACCTGCGGCAACCTCGTCAACCTGCACCAGGGCTAGCGCCCGGTCACGTTCCTTCCACCATGGGGCGGCGACCGAGCACCCCGTGAGCGGCACCCTCACCGTGTCCAGGCACGGTGAGGGTGCCCCTGACGGGTCCTGGCACGGGCGTTGACTCCGGTACCGTCACCGGGAGCTAACCGGTGGGGCAGGCCGTGGCGTTGGACATCGCGAGTCGGGGTTCACACATGCTGCATCCGATGGGAACCCCCGAATCGCGATGTGCAGCGGTGGTTCACGTGCTCAACGCGGACCACGCCGGTCACGCGCAGGGGCGCACCGGGTGGTCGTAGCTGCGCCGGACGCTCGAGCCGAGCACCGAGATGTCGGCGCCGTAGACGTGGATCGAGACCGCGGTGCGGTCGCTGCAGTTGCGCACCTTGTGGATGTCACCCGGCGGGGCGAAGCCGCACACCGCGCCCGTGGGGTTCTGGTGCGTGCCGGTGGCCACCAGGTGCGGTGCGGCACAGTCGGTGCACAGCCGGTATAGCGTCTCGGACTCCTGCTCCTGCGCGACGCCGACCACGCACCATGAGACATGGTCGTGGATCGCGGTCTCCTGGCCCGGGAGCCAGACCAGCGCCACGATCGAGAAGCTGCCGTCGTCGGCGACGTACAGGATGTGCTGCACGTACCTCGCGGGGTCGCCGGTGCGCTGCTCCGGCGT
Protein-coding regions in this window:
- a CDS encoding VOC family protein; this encodes MRIAFAQIFVTDQDAAKAFYTEKLGFVERTDAAYGPGARWLTVASPDDQEGPELLLGLPDEDARAFQKHVHDAGQPAMSFTTDDIQGDYERLRAAGVAFTLPPTTMEYGGTDAIFEDTCGNLVNLHQG
- a CDS encoding cysteine dioxygenase is translated as MRATIDRTDESGVLAELVEGVHGVVARNLPADEASGLVAEQLRLHLPKADLLTPEQRTGDPARYVQHILYVADDGSFSIVALVWLPGQETAIHDHVSWCVVGVAQEQESETLYRLCTDCAAPHLVATGTHQNPTGAVCGFAPPGDIHKVRNCSDRTAVSIHVYGADISVLGSSVRRSYDHPVRPCA